The following DNA comes from Peribacillus sp. FSL E2-0218.
CTGGTGTTCCCTATTTTTTGAAACTTTTTGGCATTATTGCCATTGGAAGCATGAAGAACAATTGAATAAGATTACATAGTTGGAGGGTGTCATGAGTAACGCTAAATATAAACGTGTAGTATTAAAACTCAGCGGCGAAGCATTAGCCGGAGAAGAGGGATTTGGAATCAATCCCGCTGTAATTAAATCTATCGCTGAACAAGTCAAGGAAGTGGCAGAGCTTGATGTGGAAGTGGCTGTAGTTGTAGGCGGCGGAAACATATGGCGCGGGAAGATTGGCAGCGAAATGGGCATGGATCGTGCCAATGCCGATTATATGGGGATGCTGGCGACTGTCATGAACTCTTTGGCTCTACAAGACAGCCTCGATCAACTAGGAATCGAAACGCGCGTGCAGACTTCGATTGAGATGAGGCAGGTTGCGGAACCTTACATTAGACGCCGTGCCATCAGGCATTTGGAGAAAAAGAGAGTCGTGATCTTTGCTGCTGGTACAGGTAATCCTTATTTTTCAACGGATACCACTGCCGCTCTGCGTGCTGCTGAAATCGAAGCTGATGTCATCCTGATGGCGAAGAATAATGTGGATGGCGTCTACAATGCCGACCCTGTTAAGGATAAAAATGCAGTGAAATATGATCAACTTTCCTATCTTGATGTGATTAAAGAAGGCTTGGAAGTAATGGACTCGACTGCGTCCTCATTATGCATGGACAATGATATTCCATTGATCGTCTTCTCGATCATGGAAAAAGGCAATATAAAACGGGCCGTTTTAGGCGAAACGCTTGGAACAATAGTTAGGGGGAAATAAAAGATGCCGAAGCAAGTTATTTCAAATGCGAAAACGAAAATGGAAAAAGCCATTGGAGCGTACACACGTGAATTAGCCAGCATCCGTGCCGGAAGGGCAAATGCCTCATTGCTTGATAGAATCTCGATTGATTATTATGGTTCTCAAACACCGGTTAACCAGGTGGCAGGCATTTCCGTACCGGAAGCTCGACTATTAGTGATCCAACCCTATGATAAAACGGTTTTAGGGGAAATTGAAAAAGCGATATTAAAATCAGACCTAGGCTTAAATCCTTCAAATGACGGATCGATCATCAGGATAGCGATTCCAGCTTTAACGGAAGAACGCAGAAAAGAGCTTGTAAAAGTGGTCAAGAAAGAAGCGGAAGAAGCGAAAATCGCAATCCGCAACGTACGTCGTGATGCTAACGATGACTTGAAGAAGCTTGAAAAAAATGGTGAAATCACGGAAGATGATTTACGCGGCTATGCTGATGACATTCAAAAGATGACGGATGGCAATATCACGAAAATCGATGAGATTACCAAAGATAAAGAAAAAGAAATTTTGGAAGTATAATTCCCACTAATGGAATTGATTAAGTAAAGAGGGCCTAATCCATACTGATCATGTCTTGGTTCTAACATATAGGTGTGCTTAAAAGAGAAAACTGTTATAATAAGGTTTCTCCGATAATGTGTACTCTTTAAGTTAGGATGTTGCATGGGACGTTGGAGGTGGCCCTTTTTTTGCATTTTTCACCGGACTTTGACCCGGTGACCGAAAAAAACTTAATGTGATTACCCGCTTTCAAGCTTCTAATGAAGAAATAATTTTCATAATAATAATATGAGAACCAACTTTTTTTTGATATTATAATATAGATTCTTTTTTGCAAAAATGCTTGATATACATAGCGCACGAAAATATTGCCTTTGTAGAGAGATAAGTACAACCTGATGGGGGACTAACATATGTATTCACTATGGAAGCGTTTCGTTAAAAAAGATGCTTCTTCCGATGTAACAAATAGGATTCAGCATATTCAGCAGTTTGATGTTCCTCAGCATATTGCCATCATAATGGATGGAAATGGCCGTTGGGCGAAAAAAAGGGCATTGCCGCGCGTGGCGGGACATCATGAAGGAATGAAAACTGTTCGTAAAATTACGAAAGTTGCCAATAAATTAGGTGTCAAGACATTGACCGTCTATGCGTTTTCGACGGAAAACTGGAAACGTCCAAAAAGTGAAGTCGACTTTTTGATGAAGCTTCCCCAGGAATTTCTTGGGACCTTTTTGCCTGAGCTCATTTCCGAAAATGTAAGGGTGGAAACCATTGGGGAATTGTCACTACTTCCATCTCACACTCAAAATGCCGTAATAAGGGCAATGGAAGATACGAAGGATAATGACGGGATGATCCTGAATTTCGCTTTGAACTATGGGAGCAGGGGAGAGATTGTATCCGCGGTGAATAGCATTATTCAAGATGCTAAGAATGGTATAATAAAGGAAGATGTATCTGAGCAAATGCTCTCCGGTTACTTGATGACCGAGCATTTGTCCGATCCTGATTTACTGATTCGCACAAGCGGCGAAATCCGTTTAAGCAATTTCATGCTATGGCAGGCCGCTTACACTGAATTATGGTTTACTGAGGTGCTATGGCCTGATTTTAGTGAGGAGCATTTATTACAGGCGATTGAGGAGTATCAAAAGCGTTCACGTAGATTCGGTGGCGTTTAATGCAGAAGGCGAGGAAATTGGAATAATGAAACAACGAATAATTACTGCGGTCGTAGTTGCCGCTATCTTCATTCCACTGGTTATTTTAGGGGAGATCCCGTTTTTATTGACGGTTTATCTATTGGCTTCCATCGGTTTATATGAACTGATGAAGATGAAAAATTTGCGTGTATTCTCATTTGAGGCCATTCTCTCACACCTTTTATTATGGGTGCTTTTATTGCCTGAACAATATTCCGCTTTTTTGGCGGACATTGATTATGATAAGGTGCAAATCTTTTTAATCGGGGTTTTGCTGTTCTTATTGTACACTGTCGTTTCCAAAAATCGATTCACTTTTGATGATGCTGGATTTTTAGTGATTTCCATCCTTTACCTGGGAGTGGGCTTCTACTATCTATTCGAAACACGTGATTCCGCAGGACTGGGACTGATTTATATCTTGCTGACCCTATTTACGATCTGGGCAACGGATTCCGGAGCCTACTTCATTGGCAAGGCTATAGGCAAAAGAAAGCTATGGCCGGAAATAAGTCCAAATAAGACGGTGGAAGGTTTTATCGGCGGGGTATTTTCAGCGATGATCGTCGGTGTGCTCTTTTATGCCTTCTCAAGCCTGGATTACACGTTATTTCAGCTATTATTGATATCGTTGGTGATTGGGGTTTTCGGCCAATTGGGGGACCTTGTCCAATCCGCCTATAAACGTCATTATGGGGTTAAGGACTCGGGAAAGATCCTTCCGGGGCATGGCGGGATATTGGACAGGCTTGATAGTTTGATATTCATTTTACCGATTTTGCATTTATTGCACGTTTTATAATATAAATATAGGCAAGCGTCAGGAATTAGGAGATGAATAAATTGAAAAATATCAGCCTTTTGGGCGCAACAGGTTCGATTGGTCAGCAAACAGCGGATGTGGTGAGGTCACATCCTGAGCAATTCAAAATCGTGGCGCTTTCTGCTGGAAAGAATTTAGATTTGGTGAGGGCTTATATAGAAGAGTTTGAACCGGAACTGGTTTCAGTCCAGGCGGAAGAAGATTATCGAGTATTGAAAAATGAATTTACCAGCCGGAAGGATATCGAATTCATGTTTGGGGATGAGGGATTGACGGCAGTTGCTGTATACGATCAAGCGACGATATTGGTCAATGCCGTCATCGGAAGTGTGGGTCTTTACCCGACGCTCCAGGCAATCAAGGCTAAAAAGGATATAGCCATCGCCAACAAGGAGACTTTAGTGACGGCGGGGCATTTGGTCATGAGTGAAGCGAAAAAAGCAGGGGTGAGATTGCTTCCTGTCGATAGTGAGCATTCCGCAATCTTTCAGGCCCTGCAGGGTGAAAACGATAAAAATATTGAACGTTTAGTCATTACTGCTTCAGGCGGCAGTTTTCGCGATAGAACCAGGGAAGAATTGAAAGGGGTAACGGTGGAAGAGGCGTTGAACCATCCGAATTGGTCGATGGGCGCGAAAATCACGATTGATTCGGCCTCCATGATGAATAAGGGATTGGAAGTAATTGAGGCACACTGGCTATTCGAGCTTCCTTACGATAAAATTGATGTACTGTTACATAAGGAGAGCATCATCCATTCCATGGTTGAATTTCATGACTCCAGCGTGATTGCGCAATTGGGAACACCAGATATGCGCGTACCGATTCAATATGCCCTTACTTACCCAGACAGGATGCCTCTTGGAGGGCGCAAACGCCTGAACTTGGCCGAAGCGGGGAAACTGCATTTTAGTGATATGGATTTCACTAGATATCCTTGTTTGCAATTCGCCTATAAAGCGGGTAAAATGGGCGGAACGATGACAACCGTGCTGAATGCAGCCAATGAAGCGGCAGTTGCCGCATTTTTATCTGGAAAGATATCTTTCCTCGAGATTGAGACACTGATCGAAAAAGCGCTGAATCAGCATTCCGTCATTGCCCTTCCGGATTTAGAAACGATTTCTGAAGTGGATATCATGACAAGGCAGTATATAGAATCCATAGTGAAAGATAGGTGATTGGAACATGCAGACTTTAGAAACGATTATAGCGTTCATCATCATATTTGGCGCTCTTGTATTTTTCCATGAGCTTGGACATTTAGTGTTTGCAAAGCGGGCAGGCATCTTATGCCGTGAGTTCGCAATTGGCTTCGGGCCAAAAGTATTCACGTACAAAAAGCAGGAAACCGTGTATACGATTCGATTGCTCCCTCTTGGCGGTTATGTACGCATGGCTGGGGAAGATGCAGAAAATATTGAACTGAAGCCCGGATATCGCGTTGGATTAATGTTTGATCAGGAAGAGAATGTTACAAAAATCATTATGAACAACAAAGATAAATATCCTGATATTCGTCTTATGGAAGTCGAATTGATCGACCTTGATCATAAACTAATCCTGACTGGTTATGAAGAGGGCGAAGAAGATGAATTAAAGACGTTTCCCATTCATAAAGAAGCGGTAATCGTCGAAAATGGTATGGAAAACCAGATTGCCCCATACGACCGGCAGTTTGCCTCGAAATCGCTCGGCCATCGCTTCCTTACGATTTTAGCTGGTCCGGCGATGAACTTTGTTTTGGCCTTTGTCATTTTTGTCTTGATCGGCTTATTTCAGGGAGTCGTAGTTGATGAAGCGAAGCTTGGTGAACTGACACCGGAAGGTTCGGCTGTAAATGCCGGGCTTAAGTCTGGAGATATCATTCAATCCATCGAAGGGTCGGAAGTCTCTTCGTGGGAAGATGTTCAGGAAAGTATCCAAAAAAATCCTGGGCAGGAAATTGAATTTGTTGTTGATAGGGACGGAAAAACATTTGAAGTACCTGTCGTTCCTCAAGAAGTTGAGCGAGAAGGCAAGAAAATAGGGATTATCGGTGTATACCCTCCGGTTGAAAAAGCGCCTATCAAAGCAATCCAATACGGTTTTACGGAGACCTATTTCTGGACAAAACAAATTTTCATCATCCTAGGTGACCTCATAACGGGTGGGTTTACGATTGACAGCCTTTCCGGTCCCGTAGGAATCTACAAATCAACGGAAGAAGTCGCAAAGCAAGGTATCTTCACGTTGATGAAATGGGCAGGCTTGCTCAGCATTAACCTTGGGATCATGAACTTGCTGCCGCTCCCGGCATTGGATGGAGGCAGATTGTTATTCTTTGTCGTAGAGTTCTTAAGAGGAAAGCCGATCGACCGTCAAAAAGAAGGAATGGTTCACTTCATCGGCTTCGCACTGCTGATGCTGTTGATGATCGTCGTTACATGGAATGACATCCAGCGTTTCTTTTTGTAAGCCATTAATCGATAAAGTGAAACAGCCAGCAGGTTTTTCTGTTGGCTGTTTCTTATCTCATAGTTTTTTAGCTGTTTTAGGGAAATAGTTTGTTTTCTAGCGAAATCGTCAGTATAATCGAGAATGAATATAGTAAACAAGCTTTAAAAAAAGAACCCAGATTTTTTTGTGATTGGAACCGATGATGCCATGGTATAAATGACTATGGTTATGGATTAATATTAAGGAATTATTGAAGAGGTGCAGATATGAAACAAAGTATGACGTTGATCCCTACATTGAGAGAAGTGCCTGCAGATGCTGAAATCAAGAGCCATCAGCTGTTATTGCGTGCAGGATTTATGCGACAGAACTCCAGCGGGGTGTATAGTTTCATGCCGCTTGGGAAAAAAGTGCTTCAAAAGGTTGAAGCGATCGTTCGGGAAGAGATGGAGAATGCTGGCGCTGTCGAACTATTGATGCCTGCTTTACAACAAGCCGAATTCTGGCAGGAATCGGGACGCTGGTATACGTATGGCCCGGAATTGATGCGCCTAAAGGACCGCAACAACCGTGAATTTGCGCTTGGTGCAACACATGAAGAGGTGATAACGAGCTTGGTCCGTGATGAGATTAAATCTTACAAACGCCTGCCGTTAACGGTTTACCAAATCCAAACGAAATTCCGTGATGAGAAAAGACCTCGTTTCGGGTTGTTGCGCGGACGTGAGTTCATCATGAAGGATGCCTATTCTTTCCATGCAAATCAAGAGAGCCTTGATGCAGTTTATACAAAAATATATCAAGCCTATTCGAATATATTTAGCCGCTGCGGTCTTGACTTCCGTGCCGTCATTGCCGATTCTGGGGCGATGGGCGGTAAGGATACCCATGAATTCATGGTCCTATCGGAAATCGGCGAGGATACCATCGCGTATTCGGATACTTCCGATTATGCAGCTAACATTGAAATGGCACCGGTAAGCGTAAAATATGAAAAAAGCTCAGAGGAACAAAGTCAACTGGAGAAAATTCACACCCCTGGTCAAAAAACGATTGAAGAAGTAACTTCATTCTTGAATGCTGCTACTGATAAATTAATCAAATCATTATTGTTCAAAGTGGATGAAAAGCATGTGCTGGTATTGGTGCGTGGCGACCATGAAGTGAATGATATCAAATTGAAGAATTTCTTTAACGCTTCAGCCGTTGAATTGGCTGACCCTGATGAGACGAAAGAAGTCTTGGGATGTGCAGTGGGATCTTTGGGACCAATCAATGTCGCATCTGAAGTGGAAGTAATCGCGGATGTTGCCATTGAAGCAATCGTGAATGGCATCTGCGGAGCGAATGATGAGGATCATCATTATGTGAACGTAAATCCGGATCGTGATTTTAACGTGTCCCATTACATCGATCTTCGCTTCATTCAAGAGGGTGACCCATCACCGGACGGAGAAGGGACGATTAAATTCGCCAAAGGGATCGAGGTAGGTCACGTGTTCAAACTTGGAACGAAATATTCCGAAGCGATGAATGCGACATTCCTGGATGAGAACGGGCGGTCACAGCCAATGATCATGGGCTGTTACGGTATTGGCGTTTCACGCACACTTGCTGCCGTAGCGGAGCAATTCAACGATGAAAAAGGGTTGGTATGGCCAACGAATTTAGCGCCATATCAAGTCCATTTGATTCCAATCAATGTAAAAGATGAAGCACAGACTGCCCTTGCAGAGGATTTGTATACGGATCTTAAGGCAAAAGGCATGGATGTTCTGATGGATGATCGTCAAGAGCGTGCAGGGGTCAAATTTGCAGATTCTGACTTGATCGGTCTTCCGGTGAGGGTGACGGTCGGTAAAAAGGCTTCCGAAGGAATCGTCGAAGTGAAAATCCGTCAAACGGGTGAAGTGCTTGAAATTGAAAAAACTGAACTGGCGCAAAAGCTTCTAGAAATAATGGGATGAATTTAAGAGGGGATTCGGGCATCATTCATTTGGATGATGCCTTTCCTTTTCGTGCATAAAGATAGTCGTGAATGCTTTGCAGTATGATATAATAGCCTCTGATATCAGAGTGAAGATGAATAATATCTTAAGAGATAATAGATAGGGGAGAGAGGAAATGGATCAAAATCCAAATAGCGGTAGAGAGAGATTTCAACTCTTGCTCCAGCAAATGGGCTTGGTTGAGGATGCCTTTGTGAATTTTTTCATCGGTGCCGAAATTGATAAGCTCTCGATTGAGAGGGAGTCCAAAACATGGCATTTTGCCTTCAATATACCTGCATTAATACCTTGCAGCGTTCATACAAGATTTGCCACGCAACTAGAGAGTACTTTTTCCCATATTGCCAAGGTGACCTTCAGCTTGAATGTGGCCAATCCGCAAGTGACGGAACAACTGATTAAAGAATATTGGAAGAATTGTATTGGGGAGCTCGAAGGCATGTCGCCTGCCCTTTTGTCGCTTCTGAATGAACAAGAGCCCGCAGTCAATGGATATAAGCTGATCGTAAGTGCCCGAAATGATACAGAGGCAGGCCAGTTGAAACGGAAATACTCCGGCATCATTTCGAATATATACCAAACCTTTGGCTTTCCTCCGCTGACCTTGGAGGCGGAAGTGAAGGAAACGGTATCGAATCCTGATTACCAGAAATTCTTGGAAGAGAAACAAAAAGAAGACGCGGAAAAGGGCCTTGCTGCATTAGTGGAAATGCAGAAGAAGGAATCGGAAAAAGGCAGTGATGATGGCGTATACGATGGTCCCGTTAAAATTGGCTATACGATTAAAGAAGATGCGGATTTCCGCAGGATCGAACAAATTATCGATGAAGAGCGCAGGATTGCGATTGAAGGCTTCGTCTTTGATGCAGAGGTGCGTGAGCTTCGTAGCGGGCGCAGTCTTTTGACATTTAAAGTTACCGATTATACAAGTTCGATATTAGTGAAAATGTTTTCGCGTGACAAAGAGGATGCTGCCATTCTTGCCCGTGTGAAAAAAGGGATGTGGGTACGTGCACAAGGAAGCATCCAAAACGATACATTCGTACGTGACCTGGTGATGATCGCAAATGATATCAATGAAATTTCCAAGCAAGGCCGCCAGGATAAGGCTCCTGAAGGGGAAAAACGTGTGGAACTGCACATGCACACGCCGATGAGCCAGATGGATGCAGTGACACCTACGTCCGCACTTGTTGCGCAGGCTGCAAAATGGGGGCATAGAGCGGTTGCCATCACGGATCATGCAGGTGCACAATCATTCCCTGAAGCTTATAGTGCAGGCAAAAAGAATGGTATCAAAATCCTTTATGGCGTCGAAGTGAATCTTGTGAATGACGGAGTGCCTATCGTCTATAACGAGGCGCATATATCTTTGGCAGATGCCACCTATGTCGTGTTTGACGTCGAGACGACAGGACTTTCAGCCGTTTATGATACGATCATCGAATTTGCTGCAGTGAAAATTCATGACGGCGATATCATCGACCGCTTCGAGTCATTTGCTAATCCGCATCATCCGTTATCGAACACGACGATAGAGTTGACGGGAATCACCGATGACCTTGTCGAAAACGCCCCTGAAGTCGCAGAAGTATTGGAGAAGTTCAAGGCATGGGCCGGGGATGCAATCCTGGTTGCCCACAATGCTGCTTTCGATATGGGGTTTTTGAATATTGGCTATAAAAACATCGGATATCCTAAGGCTTCCAACCCTGTCCTGGATACATTGGAGCTTGCCCGATTCCTATACCCGGAGTTTAAAAATCACCGATTAAACACATTGTGTAAAAAGTTCGATATCGATTTGACCCAGCATCACAGGGCCATTTATGATGCCGAAGCCACAGGATACCTTATGCTGAAGATGCTGAAGGATGCAATGGCAAAAGAAATTACCCATCACGATCAGCTTAATGACAATATGGGTAAAGGAAATGCTTATCAACGTTCCCGCCCATCCCATTGCACATTGATTGCGCAAACGCAGGCAGGACTAAAAAATCTTTTCAAATTAATATCGATATCACATATTGATTATTATTATCGTGTGCCACGGTTGCCCCGTTCACAGCTCAAGAAATATCGTGAAGGAATCCTGGTCGGTTCGGGCTGTGATAAAGGGGAAGTATTTGAAGGAATGATGCAAAAGGGCTTCGAGGAAGTCGTCGATATTGCCGAATTTTACGATTATCTTGAAATCCACCCGAAGGAAGTTTATCAGCACTTGATTGAGCTGGAGTATGTTCGCGATGATAAATCGTTGGAAACGATCATCTCCAATATCGTCAAGCTTGGTGAAAAACTGGACAAACCAGTGGTAGCCACAGGGAATGTTCATTATTTGGATCCCAATGATAAAATTTACCGTAAGATCCTCGTGAATTCACAGGGGGGAGCAAATCCGCTCAATCGTCACAAGCTGCCCGACGTGCATTTCCGGACTACGGATGAGATGCTGCGGGAGTTCTCCTTCCTTGGCGCCGATAAGGCTAAGGAGGTCGTGGTGGCGAACACGAATAAAATCGCTGATATGATCGAGGATATCAAGCCTATTAAGGATGAACTATATACACCTAAAATTGAAGGTGCAGAAGAAGAAATGCGCGAGATGAGTTATGGCATGGCAAGGAAGATATATGGGGACAACCTGCCGGAAATCGTGGAAGCCCGTCTTGAGAAAGAATTGAAAAGCATCATTGGCCATGGGTTTGCCGTCATTTACTTAATCTCCCATAAATTAGTTAAAAAATCGCTGAATGACGGGTATCTCGTTGGTTCCAGGGGCTCTGTCGGATCATCCTTCGTAGCAACGATGACCGAAATCACAGAGGTAAACCCGCTTCCGCCTCATTATGTATGTCCGGAGTGCAAGAAATCCGAATTCTTCAATGACGGATCCGTAGGTTCCGGTTTTGACCTGCCAGATAAAGACTGTCCGGATTGCGGGATCCCATATACTAAAGACGGCCATGACATTCCGTTTGAAACCTTCCTTGGATTCAAAGGGGATAAGGTTCCCGATATCGATTTGAACTTCTCCGGTGAATATCAGCCGAAGGCCCATAATTATACGAAGGTCCTATTCGGTGAGGAGTATGTATATCGTGCAGGTACGATTGGTACGGTAGCTGAAAAAACGGCTTATGGGTATGTGAAGGGATATTCCGCTGATAACAACATCCACATGCGCGGGGCTGAAACGGACCGGCTTGTCGCTGGGTGCACGGGTGTGAAACGGACAACGGGACAGCATCCGGGCGGAATCATCGTCGTGCCGGATTATATGGATATTTATGATTTCACCCCAATTCAATTCCCGGCGGATGACCGGAATTCCGAGTGGAAAACGACGCACTTCGATTTCCATTCCATCCATGATAATATTTTGAAACTCGATATACTCGGACATGATGATCCAACTGTCATCCGTATGCTCCAAGATTTGAGCGGCATCGATCCAAAGACCGTTCCAACGGATGATCCTGAAGTGATGAAAATTTTCAGCAGCACGGAATCATTGGGAGTGACCGAAGACCAGATCATGTGTAAAACGGGTACACTCGGCATTCCCGAATTCGGGACGCGGTTCGTACGGCAAATGCTTGAGGATACGAAACCTACCACATTCTCCGAGCTTGTCCAGATTTCGGGACTGTCACACGGTACGGATGTATGGCTGAGCAATGCACAGGAGCTGATTCACAACCGGATATGTACACTGAGTGAGGTTATTGGGTGCCGGGATGATATTATGGTTTATCTCATTTATCAAGGACTAGAACCTTCCTTGGCATTCAAGATCATGGAATCGGTGCGGAAAGGGAAAGGTCTATCTGAGGAATTCGAAGAGGAAATGCGCAAAAATGAAGTGCCGGAATGGTATATCGATTCATGCAAGAAAATAAAATACATGTTCCCGAAAGCCCATGCTGCAGCCTATGTGTTGATGGCTGTCCGGATTGCTTATTTCAAGGTGCATCTGCCCTTATTATATTATGCAGCTTACTTCACGGTGCGTGCCGATGACTTTGAAATCGACGCCATGACTAGAGGATCGCAAGCGATCAAAGCGAAAATGGAAGAAATCATGGTTAAGGGATTGGATGCTTCCACAAAGGAAAAGAATACATTGACCGTTCTTGAATTGGCTTTGGAAATGTGTGAACGCGGCTATGCTTTCGCTAAGGTCGATTTGTACAAATCCAGTGCGGACCAGTTCATAATTGAAGGAAACACTTTGATACCGCCTTTCAATTCGATCCCAGGCCTTGGTACGAATGCTGCCATCAATATCGTCAACGCACGCAAGAATGGTGAATTCCTTTCGAAGGAAGATCTGCAGCAACGGGGGAAAGTTTCCAAGACCATCCTTGAATATCTTGATAAGCAAGGATGCCTGGAGTCATTGCCTGAACAAAATCAATTATCCTTATTTTAATGTGGGAACGAGTTCCAAAAAGGAAGAAACAGACATGATATTTGCATAAATATCTTGATTATGGTATATTTTTATTGGAAATACTAAGAGGAACCAATGGCAAGAGTGGGGAAACCCACTCTTTCGTGTTGTATTGACCATTTAATTTTGAATCCGAAACCAAGCGCATACAACGCACGTATGGAGGAAACAAATGAGTAAAAAGGTAACGGAAGTTGTAGAGGAATTAGCATTACCAATTCTTGAGGAATTGCAGCTTGAATTAGTTGAAGTGGAGTATGTGAAGGAAGGTAAAAGCTGGTTCCTTCGAGTATACATTGATAAAGAAACAGGCGTAGATATTGAAGATTGCGGAAATGTGAGTGAAAAACTCAGTGAAAAGCTTGATGAGGTTGATCCGATTCCACAAAATTATTTTCTCGAAGTTTCATCTCCCGGAGCAGAAAGGCCTCTGAAAAAAGAGAAGGATTTCCTTAATGCTATCGGTAAAAATGTTTACATAAAAACATACGAGCCCATTTTAGATGAAAAAGAATTCGAAGGAACCCTAACCAGTTTCGATGGTAAAGAAGTGACGCTGGAAGTCAGGATCAAGACACGAAAGAAAACGATCGTCATACCATTCGAAAAGGTAGCCAAAGCAAGATTGGCCATTACCTTCTCTTAAGT
Coding sequences within:
- the pyrH gene encoding UMP kinase, with product MSNAKYKRVVLKLSGEALAGEEGFGINPAVIKSIAEQVKEVAELDVEVAVVVGGGNIWRGKIGSEMGMDRANADYMGMLATVMNSLALQDSLDQLGIETRVQTSIEMRQVAEPYIRRRAIRHLEKKRVVIFAAGTGNPYFSTDTTAALRAAEIEADVILMAKNNVDGVYNADPVKDKNAVKYDQLSYLDVIKEGLEVMDSTASSLCMDNDIPLIVFSIMEKGNIKRAVLGETLGTIVRGK
- the frr gene encoding ribosome recycling factor yields the protein MPKQVISNAKTKMEKAIGAYTRELASIRAGRANASLLDRISIDYYGSQTPVNQVAGISVPEARLLVIQPYDKTVLGEIEKAILKSDLGLNPSNDGSIIRIAIPALTEERRKELVKVVKKEAEEAKIAIRNVRRDANDDLKKLEKNGEITEDDLRGYADDIQKMTDGNITKIDEITKDKEKEILEV
- a CDS encoding isoprenyl transferase; amino-acid sequence: MYSLWKRFVKKDASSDVTNRIQHIQQFDVPQHIAIIMDGNGRWAKKRALPRVAGHHEGMKTVRKITKVANKLGVKTLTVYAFSTENWKRPKSEVDFLMKLPQEFLGTFLPELISENVRVETIGELSLLPSHTQNAVIRAMEDTKDNDGMILNFALNYGSRGEIVSAVNSIIQDAKNGIIKEDVSEQMLSGYLMTEHLSDPDLLIRTSGEIRLSNFMLWQAAYTELWFTEVLWPDFSEEHLLQAIEEYQKRSRRFGGV
- a CDS encoding phosphatidate cytidylyltransferase → MKQRIITAVVVAAIFIPLVILGEIPFLLTVYLLASIGLYELMKMKNLRVFSFEAILSHLLLWVLLLPEQYSAFLADIDYDKVQIFLIGVLLFLLYTVVSKNRFTFDDAGFLVISILYLGVGFYYLFETRDSAGLGLIYILLTLFTIWATDSGAYFIGKAIGKRKLWPEISPNKTVEGFIGGVFSAMIVGVLFYAFSSLDYTLFQLLLISLVIGVFGQLGDLVQSAYKRHYGVKDSGKILPGHGGILDRLDSLIFILPILHLLHVL
- the dxr gene encoding 1-deoxy-D-xylulose-5-phosphate reductoisomerase, which produces MKNISLLGATGSIGQQTADVVRSHPEQFKIVALSAGKNLDLVRAYIEEFEPELVSVQAEEDYRVLKNEFTSRKDIEFMFGDEGLTAVAVYDQATILVNAVIGSVGLYPTLQAIKAKKDIAIANKETLVTAGHLVMSEAKKAGVRLLPVDSEHSAIFQALQGENDKNIERLVITASGGSFRDRTREELKGVTVEEALNHPNWSMGAKITIDSASMMNKGLEVIEAHWLFELPYDKIDVLLHKESIIHSMVEFHDSSVIAQLGTPDMRVPIQYALTYPDRMPLGGRKRLNLAEAGKLHFSDMDFTRYPCLQFAYKAGKMGGTMTTVLNAANEAAVAAFLSGKISFLEIETLIEKALNQHSVIALPDLETISEVDIMTRQYIESIVKDR
- the rseP gene encoding RIP metalloprotease RseP — translated: MQTLETIIAFIIIFGALVFFHELGHLVFAKRAGILCREFAIGFGPKVFTYKKQETVYTIRLLPLGGYVRMAGEDAENIELKPGYRVGLMFDQEENVTKIIMNNKDKYPDIRLMEVELIDLDHKLILTGYEEGEEDELKTFPIHKEAVIVENGMENQIAPYDRQFASKSLGHRFLTILAGPAMNFVLAFVIFVLIGLFQGVVVDEAKLGELTPEGSAVNAGLKSGDIIQSIEGSEVSSWEDVQESIQKNPGQEIEFVVDRDGKTFEVPVVPQEVEREGKKIGIIGVYPPVEKAPIKAIQYGFTETYFWTKQIFIILGDLITGGFTIDSLSGPVGIYKSTEEVAKQGIFTLMKWAGLLSINLGIMNLLPLPALDGGRLLFFVVEFLRGKPIDRQKEGMVHFIGFALLMLLMIVVTWNDIQRFFL
- a CDS encoding proline--tRNA ligase, with product MKQSMTLIPTLREVPADAEIKSHQLLLRAGFMRQNSSGVYSFMPLGKKVLQKVEAIVREEMENAGAVELLMPALQQAEFWQESGRWYTYGPELMRLKDRNNREFALGATHEEVITSLVRDEIKSYKRLPLTVYQIQTKFRDEKRPRFGLLRGREFIMKDAYSFHANQESLDAVYTKIYQAYSNIFSRCGLDFRAVIADSGAMGGKDTHEFMVLSEIGEDTIAYSDTSDYAANIEMAPVSVKYEKSSEEQSQLEKIHTPGQKTIEEVTSFLNAATDKLIKSLLFKVDEKHVLVLVRGDHEVNDIKLKNFFNASAVELADPDETKEVLGCAVGSLGPINVASEVEVIADVAIEAIVNGICGANDEDHHYVNVNPDRDFNVSHYIDLRFIQEGDPSPDGEGTIKFAKGIEVGHVFKLGTKYSEAMNATFLDENGRSQPMIMGCYGIGVSRTLAAVAEQFNDEKGLVWPTNLAPYQVHLIPINVKDEAQTALAEDLYTDLKAKGMDVLMDDRQERAGVKFADSDLIGLPVRVTVGKKASEGIVEVKIRQTGEVLEIEKTELAQKLLEIMG